The segment CCGCAACTTCCCCTTGCCGATCACCCTCACTGCAGAGAGCTTTATCGATTACAAAACCCTGGGCGACCGCGACCGCGAAGCACTGGAAAAGGAAGAAAACCTGTTCCTGGCCACCGTCAAATGGCTGGCCGATATCGGCTACATCCACTTCGACGGCATGTCCGGCGTGGCGTTTTACGAAGTCGTACTGACCAACAGCGGGCTACTGATCTTGCGCGCCTACCCTGAAGGCACCGACTGCGCCCCGACCCTTGGCGAGAAACTGGCGCAGTGCATCAAGGACGAAAACACCGCTGACCTCAGAGCACTGGTGACGCAAGCGCTCAGCTTGGGAGTGCGGATGATCAGCCCGATGAGTCGGTCGGGGATTTAAGCCAGATTTGACGAGTACTTGGCCACAAGGGGTAGTGGCCAAGCACTCGTAGACCGCCGTTAATCATCCATTCACCACCCTGCGCCCTCCCACTCGCCACCCCAATTGAATCCCGGCAGCAGCGACCAGAATCGCGCCAACCCCGATCCATTGCAGAAGTTCCAGGCGATGGCCAAAGGCAAACCAGTCCACAAATATCGCGGCGATGGGGTAGATAAAGCTCAGGGCTCCGATCAATGCCGTGGGCAATTTCTGGATTGCGCCGTAGAGAAGTACGTACATAAGACCGGTGTGGACGACGCCCAGCGTCAGCAATGTGCTCCAGGCCTGTGTGCCCGTGGGTAGTTCCGTGAAGTTGGTCATCGGTGCCAGCAGCAGAACTCCGGTGCTGACCTGGATCAATGCGATCAGGTGCGGGGGCACGCCTCGCAGACGCTTGATGATCAATACGGCCACGGCATACATCAGCGCCGCACTCAACGCCAGGGCAATCCCCAGCAAATATTGCGTTCCGCTCTCCCCTTGCCCGTGATGGGCGCTGACGATGGCCAGCATTCCTGCGAAAGACACCCCAAGCCAGGCCAGTTTTTGCAGGGTGATTTTTTCGCCGAGAAACAACGCCGCCAGGCCAAGCAAAATGAACGGCTGGACGTTGTAGACAGCAGTGCCAATGGCGATGGAGGCCCGTGAGTAGGAGGCAAACAACAGCACCCAATTGGCGACGATGGCTACCCCGCTCAACACAATCAGTAGAAAACTATGACGATTCAATATGCCGGGACGCAGGAAACCCATCAGCGCACAAATCACCAGCAACGTTGCCGCACCGAATACACAGCGCCAGAACACGACGTCCAGTACCGCCTGCCCGGAGAGCAGGACCAGCCAGCCGATGGTGCCGGAAATCAGCATGGCAGCGACCATCTCCAGCGAACCGCGCTGCGTTGTTTTGTCCATGTTTGCCTCCTTCAAAGTAGGAAACCAGTATGGCAATCTCGACGCACGCAGCTCCATAATCCAGAAAAGGCAAATCAACCTATTTGCCTTTAGTGTTGAGGCATTCTGCTGGTTTTGCCTAAGGAGCAAAAAATGAACGACGAGATAGATCAGCTATTGATCAGCGCCTTGATGGAAGACTCCCGCTGCTCCCTTAAAACCCTTGCCAGCATCAGCGGCCTGTCGTCACCCAGTGTTGCGCAGCGAATACACAAGCTGGAGGAGCGCAAAGTCATCACCGGTTATACCGTGAACGTTGATCCCAAGGCCTTCGGCTATCAGCTCCAGGCCATCATCCGCATTCGACCGCTACCCGGCCAGTTGCAGGAGGTGGAGCGCCAGATCCAGAACACCCCTCAGTTCACTGAATGCGACAAGGTCACGGGGGATGACTGTTTTATCGCTCGTTTGCATGTGCGTTCAATCGAGCAGTTGGACAGCCTGCTCGATGGCCTGAATGCCTATGCCGAAACCAATACGTCAATTATCAAGAAAAGCCCGGTCAAGCGCCGCTTGCCGCCCATGGCGTGAACTTCCCGGTTGAGGCCCTGCCCGCCCTAAGCATGGGCTTGAACCACCCATTTCACTTTGGCCAGGCCCTCTCGCAGTGAATTCATGTCCACCGAGCCCAGCGCCAGCCGAATCGCATGGGGCACATGAGCTGAGGTGGCAAACGGCTGGGCGGTTGAGACCGATACTTGCTCACGCAGCAACGCCGCAACCACCTGATCCGCCCTGGCGTCCTCCGACAGGGGTAGCCAGACAAAGTAGGAAGATGGATGACGAACTGTATGCAGCCCGGCCAGTAGTTCATCAGCGATAAGTTGCCTTGCTTGTGCGTCCTTGCGCTTTTGCGCCTCCAGGCGGCTTACGGTGCCATCGTCAAGCCAGGCGCTGGTGATTGCGGTCATCACGCCGGGGGCGTTCCAGGCGGTCACCCTGATGATTCGCTCCAGTACACCGACTTTTTTTGCGGGTGCAACGATAAATCCAACCCGCAGGCCCGCCGCCACACTTTTGGAAAACCCGGAAACGTAGACCGTCCTTTCAGGTGCCAGCTCGGCCAGGGGCGTAGGTGGGTTTTCGACTAAAAAAGCGTAGGCAGCGTCTTCAATGATATGCAGATCATGCTTGCGGGCGATCGCTACCAACTGCTCGCGCTGCTCAAGGTCCATCACCCAGCCCAACGGGTTATGCAAGGTGGGCATGCTGTAGATCGCACGCACCGAGCGGCTGCGGCAGAGCTTTGCAAGGGCATCCAGATCGGGCCCGTTTTCTGTTGTCGGTATCGGCAGTATTTCAAGATGCAGGGCAAGGGCCAGAGCCTTGAAACCCGGGTAAGTCAACCCGTCGACTGCGATGACATCCCCAGGTTGTAGCAAGGCCATCAGGACGACGGTCAATCCGTGTTGTGCGCCATTGACGATCAGCACCTGTTCGGCAGGCACGTTCAGCCCGCTCATGGCCAGATGCCGCGCCACCGACGCCCGCTCATGCAGACGCCCGCCATGGGGCTGGTAGCGCAGCAGCGACTCAAGATCACCGGATAACGCAAGCTGACGCAACGCGGTGCGCAGCATATCGGCCTGGCCCGGCAATGAGGGGTAGTTGTAGTTGAGGTCCAGCATCCCGGCAGTCACATCGGGCTGGTCAATGCCGTGGCCAGGTG is part of the Pseudomonas sp. ML2-2023-3 genome and harbors:
- a CDS encoding PLP-dependent aminotransferase family protein, with product MSRSRYKSLVDAFAVDIRSGRLPPGTRLPMHRQLAASEGLALVTASRVYAELEAMGLVSGETGRGTFVRETSLPPGHGIDQPDVTAGMLDLNYNYPSLPGQADMLRTALRQLALSGDLESLLRYQPHGGRLHERASVARHLAMSGLNVPAEQVLIVNGAQHGLTVVLMALLQPGDVIAVDGLTYPGFKALALALHLEILPIPTTENGPDLDALAKLCRSRSVRAIYSMPTLHNPLGWVMDLEQREQLVAIARKHDLHIIEDAAYAFLVENPPTPLAELAPERTVYVSGFSKSVAAGLRVGFIVAPAKKVGVLERIIRVTAWNAPGVMTAITSAWLDDGTVSRLEAQKRKDAQARQLIADELLAGLHTVRHPSSYFVWLPLSEDARADQVVAALLREQVSVSTAQPFATSAHVPHAIRLALGSVDMNSLREGLAKVKWVVQAHA
- a CDS encoding DMT family transporter → MDKTTQRGSLEMVAAMLISGTIGWLVLLSGQAVLDVVFWRCVFGAATLLVICALMGFLRPGILNRHSFLLIVLSGVAIVANWVLLFASYSRASIAIGTAVYNVQPFILLGLAALFLGEKITLQKLAWLGVSFAGMLAIVSAHHGQGESGTQYLLGIALALSAALMYAVAVLIIKRLRGVPPHLIALIQVSTGVLLLAPMTNFTELPTGTQAWSTLLTLGVVHTGLMYVLLYGAIQKLPTALIGALSFIYPIAAIFVDWFAFGHRLELLQWIGVGAILVAAAGIQLGWRVGGRRVVNG
- a CDS encoding Lrp/AsnC family transcriptional regulator, producing MNDEIDQLLISALMEDSRCSLKTLASISGLSSPSVAQRIHKLEERKVITGYTVNVDPKAFGYQLQAIIRIRPLPGQLQEVERQIQNTPQFTECDKVTGDDCFIARLHVRSIEQLDSLLDGLNAYAETNTSIIKKSPVKRRLPPMA